A portion of the Salminus brasiliensis chromosome 9, fSalBra1.hap2, whole genome shotgun sequence genome contains these proteins:
- the pygmb gene encoding phosphorylase, glycogen, muscle b produces MPKPLTDQEKRKQISVRGLAGVENVADLKTNFNRHLHFTLVKDRNVATKRDYYFALAHTVRDHLVGRWIRTQQHYYETDPKRVYYLSLEFYMGRTLQNTMVNLALENACDEATYQLGLDMEELQDIEEDAGLGNGGLGRLAACFLDSMASLGLAAYGYGIRYEFGIFNQKIVNGWQVEEADDWLRYGNPWEKARPEYMRPVHFYGRVEHHPDGVKWVDTQVVLALPYDTPVPGYRNNIVNTMRLWSAKAPCEFNLKDFNVGGYIQAVLDRNLAENISRVLYPNDNFFEGKELRLKQEYFVVAATLQDIIRRFKASKFGSTEVVRMDLSKLPDKVAIQLNDTHPAMAIPELMRILMDEEKLTWEKAWDITVRTCAYTNHTVLPEALERWPVDLFQNLLPRHLEIIYEVNRRHLERISSLYPGDHDRLRRMSLIEEGGQKKINMAHLCIVGSHAVNGVAHIHSDIIKNTVFKDFYDVDPQKFQNKTNGITPRRWLVMCNPGLAEVIAERIGEDYMRDLDQLKKLLKFVDDDAFIRDVAKIKQENKMKFAVHLEEHYKVKINPNSMFDIQVKRIHEYKRQLLNCLHIITFYNRIKKEPNKAWTPRTVMIGGKAAPGYHMAKMIIRLITAIGEVVNNDPVVGDRLKVIFLENYRVTLAEKAIPAADLSEQISTAGTEASGTGNMKFMLNGALTIGTMDGANVEMAEEAGEENLFIFGMRVEDVEALDKKGYDAVEYYNRIPELKQAIDQISGGFFSPSQPDLFKDVVNMLMNHDRFKVFADYEDYIKCQDKVSALYKNSKEWTKMVIHNIAGCGKFSSDRTISQYAREIWGVEPSLEKIGAPDDPR; encoded by the exons ATGCCGAAACCCCTGACGGACCAGGAGAAGAGGAAGCAGATCTCGGTGCGCGGCCTCGCCGGGGTGGAAAACGTCGCCGACCTCAAGACCAATTTCAACCGTCACCTGCATTTCACCCTGGTGAAGGACCGCAATGTGGCCACGAAGCGAGACTACTACTTCGCCCTGGCGCACACTGTCCGCGACCACTTGGTGGGCAGATGGATCAGGACGCAGCAACACTACTACGAGACGGACCCCAAA CGTGTGTACTACCTCTCCCTGGAGTTCTACATGGGCCGCACTCTGCAGAACACCATGGTGAATTTGGCTCTGGAGAACGCCTGTGATGAGGCCACGTACCAG CTGGGTTTGGATATGGAGGAGCTGCAGGACATTGAGGAGGATGCTGGACTGGGCAATGGGGGCCTGGGCCGCTTGGCAG CCTGCTTCCTTGACTCGATGGCATCTCTTGGCCTGGCAGCCTATGGCTACGGCATCCGGTATGAGTTCGGAATCTTCAACCAGAAAATTGTTAACGGTTGGCAG GTTGAGGAGGCAGATGATTGGCTGCGTTATGGCAACCCATGGGAGAAGGCTCGCCCTGAGTACATGCGCCCTGTGCACTTCTATGGTCGTGTGGAGCACCACCCTGATGGAGTGAAATGGGTGGACACACAG GTGGTGTTAGCTTTGCCATATGATACCCCGGTGCCTGGATACAGGAACAACATTGTGAACACCATGAGACTGTGGTCTGCAAAGGCCCCCTGTGAATTCAACCTCAAAGACT TTAATGTTGGTGGCTACATCCAGGCTGTGTTGGACAGAAATCTGGCTGAGAATATTTCTCGCGTGCTCTACCCCAATGACAAT ttCTTTGAGGGGAAGGAGCTGCGTCTGAAGCAGGAGTACTTTGTGGTGGCTGCTACTCTTCAAGACATTATCCGCCGCTTCAAAGCCTCTAAGTTCGGTTCGACAGAGGTGGTACGCATGGACCTGAGCAAATTACCTGACAAG GTGGCTATCCAGCTGAATGACACACACCCGGCCATGGCCATCCCAGAGCTGATGAGGATTCTGATGGATGAGGAGAAACTGACCTGGGAAAAG GCATGGGACATCACAGTGCGTACCTGTGCCTACACTAACCACACAGTGCTGCCAGAGGCTCTGGAGCGCTGGCCCGTTGACCTGTTCCAGAACCTCCTGCCCCGCCACCTGGAGATAATCTATGAGGTCAACCGACGTCACCTTGAG CGCATCTCCTCTCTGTACCCTGGTGATCATGACCGTTTGAGGCGCATGTCTCTGATCGAGGAAGGAGGGCAGAAGAAGATCAATATGGCTCACCTCTGCATCGTCGGCTCTCATGCTGTGAACGGAGTGGCCCATATACACTCGGACATTATCAAAAACACAGT TTTTAAGGACTTTTATGACGTGGATCCCCAGAAGTTCCAGAACAAGACCAATGGCATCACCCCCCGCCGCTGGCTGGTCATGTGCAACCCTGGCCTAGCTGAGGTCATTGCTGAG AGGATTGGTGAGGACTACATGCGTGATCTGGATCAGCTGAAGAAACTCTTGAAGTTTGTGGATGATGATGCCTTCATCCGAGATGTTGCCAAGATCAAACAG GAGAATAAGATGAAGTTTGCTGTGCATCTGGAGGAGCATTACAAGGTCAAAATCAACCCCAACTCCATGTTTGACATTCAAGTGAAGAGGATCCACGAGTACAAGAGGCAGCTGCTGAATTGCCTGCACATCATCACCTTTTACAACC GTATCAAGAAGGAGCCCAACAAAGCCTGGACACCCAGGACAGTCATGATCGGAGGAAAG GCTGCCCCTGGATACCACATGGCCAAGATGATTATCAGACTCATCACAGCAATTGGAGAGGTGGTGAACAATGACCCAGTAGTGGGAGACCGCCTTAAAGTCATCTTCTTGGAGAACTACCGGGTTACACTGGCTGAGAAAG CCATCCCGGCGGCTGACCTTTCGGAGCAGATCTCCACAGCTGGGACAGAAGCGTCTGGAACAGGAAATATGAAGTTCATGCTGAATGGCGCTCTGACAATTGGCACCATGGATGGAGCCAACGTGGAGATGGCAGAAGAGGCTGGAGAGGAGAACCTCTTCATCTTTGGCATGAGAGTGGAGGATGTTGAGGCCTTGGATAAGAAagg GTACGATGCTGTTGAATACTACAATCGTATACCAGAGCTGAAGCAAGCCATTGATCAGATTTCTGGAGGATTCTTCAGCCCCAGCCAGCCAGACCTCTTCAAGGACGTTGTCAACATGCTAATGAATCACGACAG ATTCAAAGTGTTTGCTGATTATGAGGACTACATCAAATGCCAGGACAAAGTCAGCGCTCTCTACAAG AATTCAAAGGAATGGACCAAGATGGTGATCCACAACATTGCTGGATGTGGCAAGTTCTCAAGTGACCGTACCATTTCCCAGTATGCCCGTGAGATCTGGGGTGTGGAGCCCAGCTTGGAGAAGATCGGCGCCCCAGACGACCCTCGCTAA